In one window of Paraburkholderia phymatum STM815 DNA:
- the glmS gene encoding glutamine--fructose-6-phosphate transaminase (isomerizing), translating into MCGIVGAVAQRNIVSVLIEGLRRLEYRGYDSCGVAVLADGEPKRARSVARVADLDDQVRETRLEGATGIAHTRWATHGAPVTDNAHPIFSRNELALVHNGIIENYESLREMLRGKGYAFVSQTDTEVIAHLIHSLYRDDLFAAVQEATAQLHGAYAIAVLHKRQPNTVVGARQGSPLVVGLGEGENFLASDALALAGSTDRFIFLEEGDVCELTLEKVRVFDRDGKPAHREVRQVAAYGGAVELGPYRHFMQKEIFEQPRAITDTIPQADAFNASLFGEDAGKAFSEIDNLLILACGTSYYSGLTAKYWLESVAKIPTQVEIASEYRYRDSVPNPKSLVVVISQSGETADTLAALKHAQALGHKHTLSVCNVGTSAMVRLTELSFLTHAGREIGVASTKAFTTQLVALFVLAATLGKMRGHVSAAQEADYIRQLRHLPAALNSVLALEPQIIAWSEEFSRKENALFLGRGLHYPIALEGALKLKEISYIHAEAYPAGELKHGPLALVTEAMPVVTVAPNDALLEKLKSNIQEVRARGGQLYVFADADTKIVNDEGLHVIRMPEHYGPLSPILHVVPLQMLAYHTACARGTDVDKPRNLAKSVTVE; encoded by the coding sequence ATGTGCGGCATTGTCGGCGCTGTTGCCCAGCGAAACATCGTTTCCGTCTTGATCGAAGGACTGCGTCGCCTCGAATATCGCGGCTATGACTCGTGCGGCGTCGCCGTACTGGCGGACGGCGAGCCGAAGCGGGCACGCAGCGTCGCGCGCGTGGCCGATCTCGACGACCAGGTGCGCGAGACGCGTCTCGAAGGCGCTACGGGGATCGCGCATACGCGCTGGGCCACGCACGGTGCGCCCGTCACGGATAACGCGCATCCGATCTTCTCGCGCAACGAACTGGCGCTCGTGCACAACGGCATCATCGAGAACTACGAGTCGCTGCGCGAGATGCTGCGCGGCAAAGGCTACGCGTTCGTCTCGCAGACCGATACGGAAGTGATCGCGCATCTCATCCATAGCCTGTATCGCGACGATCTGTTCGCGGCCGTGCAAGAAGCGACGGCGCAGCTGCACGGCGCATATGCGATCGCCGTGTTGCACAAGCGCCAGCCGAATACGGTGGTCGGCGCGCGCCAGGGCTCGCCGCTCGTCGTCGGTCTCGGCGAAGGCGAGAATTTCCTCGCGTCGGACGCGCTCGCGCTGGCGGGCAGCACCGACCGTTTCATCTTCCTCGAAGAAGGCGACGTCTGCGAACTGACGCTGGAAAAGGTGCGCGTGTTCGATCGCGACGGCAAGCCCGCCCATCGCGAAGTGCGTCAGGTCGCGGCTTACGGCGGCGCGGTCGAACTCGGGCCGTATCGACACTTCATGCAGAAGGAAATCTTCGAGCAGCCGCGCGCGATCACCGACACGATCCCTCAAGCCGATGCGTTCAATGCATCGCTGTTCGGCGAAGACGCAGGAAAAGCGTTTTCCGAAATCGACAACCTGCTGATTCTCGCGTGCGGCACGAGCTACTACTCGGGCCTGACGGCGAAGTACTGGCTCGAATCGGTGGCGAAGATTCCGACCCAGGTCGAAATCGCCAGCGAATACCGTTATCGCGATTCGGTGCCGAATCCGAAGTCGCTGGTCGTCGTGATTTCGCAATCGGGCGAAACGGCCGACACGCTCGCGGCGCTCAAGCATGCGCAAGCGCTGGGTCACAAGCACACGCTGTCGGTATGCAACGTCGGCACGAGCGCGATGGTGCGCCTCACGGAGCTGTCGTTCCTCACGCACGCCGGGCGCGAAATCGGCGTCGCATCGACGAAGGCATTCACGACCCAGCTCGTCGCGCTGTTTGTGCTTGCCGCGACGCTCGGCAAGATGCGCGGTCACGTCAGCGCGGCGCAGGAAGCGGACTATATTCGCCAGTTGCGCCACCTGCCTGCCGCGCTCAACAGCGTGCTGGCGCTGGAGCCGCAGATCATCGCGTGGTCGGAAGAATTCTCGCGCAAAGAGAACGCGCTGTTCCTCGGCCGCGGCCTGCACTATCCGATCGCACTGGAAGGCGCGCTAAAGCTGAAGGAAATTTCGTACATTCACGCGGAGGCTTATCCGGCGGGCGAACTCAAGCATGGGCCGCTTGCGCTCGTCACGGAAGCGATGCCCGTCGTGACGGTCGCGCCGAACGATGCGCTGCTCGAGAAGCTCAAGTCGAACATTCAGGAAGTGCGTGCACGCGGCGGCCAACTGTATGTGTTCGCCGACGCCGACACGAAGATCGTCAACGACGAAGGGCTGCACGTGATCCGCATGCCGGAACACTACGGCCCGCTGTCGCCGATCCTGCATGTCGTGCCTCTGCAGATGCTCGCGTATCACACGGCTTGCGCACGCGGTACGGACGTCGACAAGCCGCGCAATCTCGCGAAGTCGGTGACGGTGGAGTGA
- a CDS encoding Gfo/Idh/MocA family protein: MVTGTMGRRIRLGLIGGGPGSFIGETHRIAARLDGHYDIVAAALSSHPDRARQAALELGVDGERAYTSWQQMLDTEAARPDRIDAVAVMTPNDSHHPICMLALERGFHVICDKPLANDLAQAREIAACAKAANAEFCVTYCYTGFPMVRQARDMIRAGELGEIRQVHLQYVQSYLAGHDQTAGWRTEAGRAGSSLVLMDIGTHAFHLGAYVTGLDVTRLCADVGSAIPERAFDDYVSALLHYENGARGSLWVTNAAAGSEHGLSFRVHGDKGGLEWHQEEPNRLIHRRHDAFDEIITRRLGPSTSEGARRSTRIAIGHPEGYLEAFANLYTEFAQRVAARIDGKPGDERPTLFPGVSDGVKGLAFVAASVKSMATGGWQDVERA, translated from the coding sequence ATGGTGACAGGCACAATGGGCCGGCGTATCCGGCTGGGGTTGATCGGCGGTGGCCCGGGATCGTTCATCGGCGAGACGCACCGCATCGCAGCACGCCTCGACGGCCACTACGACATCGTTGCGGCGGCGCTGTCGTCCCATCCCGATCGCGCGAGACAGGCGGCGCTGGAACTCGGCGTCGACGGCGAACGCGCCTACACGTCATGGCAACAGATGCTCGACACGGAAGCGGCTCGCCCCGATCGCATCGATGCCGTCGCGGTCATGACGCCCAATGACTCCCATCACCCGATCTGCATGCTGGCGCTCGAGCGCGGCTTTCACGTGATCTGCGACAAGCCGCTCGCGAACGATCTCGCGCAGGCTCGCGAAATCGCCGCCTGCGCGAAGGCGGCCAATGCCGAGTTCTGCGTGACCTATTGCTACACCGGCTTTCCGATGGTGCGCCAGGCGCGCGACATGATACGCGCCGGCGAACTCGGCGAGATCCGTCAGGTGCATCTGCAGTACGTGCAGAGCTATCTGGCGGGCCACGATCAGACGGCGGGCTGGCGAACGGAAGCGGGCCGCGCCGGCAGTTCGCTCGTGCTGATGGATATCGGCACTCACGCGTTTCATCTGGGCGCGTATGTCACGGGGCTGGATGTCACGCGTCTGTGCGCGGATGTCGGCTCGGCGATTCCCGAGCGCGCCTTCGACGATTACGTGTCCGCGCTGCTGCACTATGAGAACGGCGCGCGCGGCTCCCTGTGGGTGACGAATGCCGCAGCAGGTTCCGAGCACGGGTTGAGTTTCCGCGTTCACGGCGACAAGGGCGGACTCGAATGGCATCAGGAGGAACCGAACCGGCTGATTCATCGCCGGCACGATGCGTTCGACGAAATCATCACGCGCCGACTCGGTCCGTCCACGAGCGAAGGCGCGCGGCGCTCGACGCGCATCGCGATCGGCCATCCCGAAGGATATCTGGAAGCGTTTGCGAATCTTTATACGGAGTTCGCACAGCGCGTCGCGGCACGGATCGATGGAAAACCCGGTGACGAGCGGCCGACGCTCTTTCCAGGCGTCAGCGATGGCGTGAAGGGACTCGCGTTCGTCGCGGCATCGGTGAAGAGCATGGCGACGGGCGGATGGCAAGATGTCGAGCGCGCGTAG
- a CDS encoding phytanoyl-CoA dioxygenase family protein encodes MNPRTQQPVPGAHAWFREADCSVDDFATLIETSREMSVRPHFAAGLTHAIPVYDCDALRSIVSDRVRRPELLTEWASVLLDGAGVFVLQRAYEDTAAVDDATAIFESIIRHERKAGGRADHFAKAGANDRIWNAQEKLCLAAPDVFVRYFANPVLMAAAEAWLGPGYQMTSQVNVVRPGGEAQQAHRDFHLGFVTVDEAQRVPPHVHAMSALLTLQGAVAHTDMPVESGPTKLLPFSQRYPQGYVAWRREDFRAYFEAHYAQLPLQKGDALFFNPALFHAAGSNRTQDVQRMANLLQVSSAYGRAMESLDRTRMCIAAYPVLRAMQAQRTLDPEQLAAVLASCADGYAFPTNLDRNPPVGGLAPANQQQIFARALSEDWPDEQFAAALHDLEFRNATH; translated from the coding sequence ATGAACCCGAGAACTCAACAGCCGGTTCCAGGCGCGCATGCATGGTTTCGCGAAGCGGACTGTTCCGTCGACGATTTCGCGACGCTGATCGAAACGTCGCGCGAGATGTCTGTGCGCCCGCACTTCGCTGCCGGCCTCACGCACGCCATTCCAGTGTACGACTGCGATGCGCTGAGGTCCATCGTATCCGACCGGGTGCGCCGTCCCGAGCTTCTCACGGAATGGGCGAGCGTGCTGCTCGATGGCGCAGGCGTGTTCGTGCTGCAGCGCGCGTACGAAGACACGGCCGCCGTCGATGACGCAACCGCGATCTTCGAGTCGATCATCCGCCACGAGCGCAAGGCGGGCGGCCGTGCCGACCACTTCGCGAAAGCGGGCGCCAACGACCGGATCTGGAACGCGCAGGAAAAGCTGTGCCTCGCGGCGCCCGACGTTTTTGTGCGCTACTTCGCGAATCCCGTCCTGATGGCGGCCGCCGAGGCGTGGCTCGGACCCGGCTATCAGATGACCTCGCAGGTGAACGTCGTGCGGCCGGGCGGCGAGGCGCAGCAGGCGCACCGTGATTTCCATCTCGGTTTTGTCACCGTCGACGAGGCGCAACGCGTCCCGCCCCACGTGCACGCGATGTCAGCGCTGCTGACTCTGCAAGGCGCCGTCGCGCACACCGACATGCCCGTGGAGAGCGGTCCGACCAAGCTGTTGCCGTTCTCGCAGCGCTATCCGCAAGGCTATGTCGCGTGGCGTCGCGAAGACTTCCGCGCGTATTTCGAAGCGCACTACGCACAGTTACCGCTGCAAAAAGGCGACGCACTGTTCTTCAACCCGGCGCTCTTTCACGCGGCCGGCTCAAATCGCACGCAGGACGTGCAGCGGATGGCGAACCTTCTGCAGGTGTCGTCGGCATATGGGCGCGCGATGGAATCGCTCGACCGGACGAGGATGTGCATTGCCGCGTATCCCGTGCTGCGCGCGATGCAGGCGCAACGCACGCTCGATCCAGAGCAGCTGGCGGCCGTGCTTGCGTCGTGCGCTGACGGCTATGCGTTCCCGACGAATCTCGATCGCAATCCGCCCGTCGGCGGACTCGCGCCCGCGAACCAGCAACAGATCTTCGCGAGGGCGCTCAGTGAAGACTGGCCGGACGAGCAGTTCGCCGCCGCGCTGCACGATCTCGAATTCCGCAACGCGACGCATTGA
- a CDS encoding class I SAM-dependent methyltransferase, which yields MMEDEFSAFEHRGWERVAKPYHAYFGALTSQSHAALLDALNVRRGVRFLDVASGPGYLAAAAAQRSADVVGVDFADSMVDQARRIYPSLTFRIGSAEDLPFTDDGFDAVGISFGMLHFSHPEKALEEAFRVLQPGGKVGFTVWAAPEKAVGFSIVLKAIEAHGRMDVQLPPGPPFFRFSDWAECERVLQAAGFCEPRVQEIAQTLHAPSPDALFDMLMRGGVRVSAILNAQTPEALAAIAKAVHDGAARYGSDEGGGEVCIPMPCVLASATKP from the coding sequence ATGATGGAAGACGAATTCAGCGCCTTCGAACATCGGGGCTGGGAGAGGGTCGCGAAGCCTTATCACGCGTATTTCGGCGCGTTGACCAGCCAGTCGCATGCCGCGCTGCTCGATGCGTTGAACGTGCGCCGCGGCGTGCGCTTCCTCGATGTCGCATCGGGCCCGGGCTATCTTGCGGCAGCGGCGGCCCAGCGTAGCGCGGATGTCGTTGGAGTGGACTTCGCCGATTCGATGGTCGATCAGGCAAGGCGCATCTATCCGTCGCTGACTTTTCGCATCGGTAGCGCGGAAGACCTGCCGTTCACCGACGACGGTTTCGATGCCGTCGGCATCAGCTTCGGCATGCTGCACTTCTCGCATCCGGAGAAGGCGCTCGAGGAAGCCTTCCGCGTGCTTCAGCCAGGCGGCAAGGTCGGCTTCACGGTCTGGGCTGCACCGGAGAAGGCCGTCGGCTTCTCTATCGTCCTGAAGGCCATCGAGGCACATGGGCGCATGGACGTGCAGTTGCCGCCCGGCCCGCCATTCTTCCGGTTCAGCGACTGGGCCGAGTGCGAGCGCGTATTGCAGGCGGCGGGCTTTTGCGAGCCGCGCGTTCAGGAAATCGCGCAGACGCTGCATGCGCCGTCGCCCGATGCGCTGTTCGACATGTTGATGCGCGGCGGCGTGCGCGTTTCGGCGATTCTGAATGCGCAAACGCCCGAAGCGCTGGCCGCGATCGCCAAAGCGGTACACGACGGCGCTGCCCGCTATGGGAGCGATGAGGGCGGCGGCGAAGTCTGCATCCCGATGCCGTGCGTGCTGGCCAGCGCAACGAAGCCCTGA
- a CDS encoding YbfB/YjiJ family MFS transporter, with protein MGSAIALGLARFSYALLLPPMKIDLGWSFAQSGAMNTANALGYLLGALAFTRMSRRWSAGVLCVAGCIATALLMAITGMLTDTNALLAQRVATGIASAFVFVSGGVLAARLATAHPRDAGLVLGLYYGGTGWGIVASALLVPLALASFSSLHRAHVWQLAWFALAAACVAFSLLAGRAARRIDRQHVLRTETTSVASAAGRAPATMRYAFALAGYGLFGVGYIGYMTFIVALLRNGGMSAGVVTGFYVLLGVATIVSARIWSRLLDRTRGGQALALLNALLALATLMPAIVAHPVVAFASGLLFGATFLSAVASTTAFVRHNLPAAHWGRGISAFTIVFAFGQIVGPTVIGWVSDGVGLERGLVYSACVLAAGAVLAGLQKALTRRAPSVN; from the coding sequence ATGGGCAGCGCGATCGCGCTCGGGCTCGCGCGCTTTTCCTATGCATTGCTGCTGCCGCCGATGAAAATCGACCTCGGCTGGAGCTTCGCGCAATCGGGGGCGATGAACACGGCGAACGCGCTCGGCTATCTGCTCGGCGCGCTCGCGTTCACGCGCATGTCGCGCCGCTGGTCGGCGGGCGTGCTGTGCGTGGCGGGATGCATCGCAACCGCGTTGCTGATGGCGATCACGGGGATGCTGACCGATACGAACGCGCTGTTGGCGCAGCGCGTCGCCACGGGCATCGCGAGCGCCTTCGTTTTCGTGAGCGGCGGCGTGCTGGCAGCGCGGCTCGCGACAGCGCATCCGCGCGACGCGGGGCTGGTGCTCGGTCTGTACTACGGCGGCACGGGGTGGGGCATCGTCGCATCGGCGCTGCTCGTGCCGCTGGCGCTCGCTTCGTTTTCGTCGCTGCATCGCGCGCATGTCTGGCAGCTTGCGTGGTTCGCGCTCGCGGCGGCGTGCGTCGCGTTCTCTTTGCTCGCGGGGCGCGCGGCGCGGCGTATCGACAGGCAGCACGTGCTGCGCACGGAGACGACGAGCGTTGCGTCGGCGGCCGGGCGCGCGCCCGCGACGATGCGTTATGCGTTCGCGCTTGCCGGTTACGGGTTGTTCGGCGTCGGCTACATCGGCTACATGACGTTCATCGTCGCGCTGCTGCGCAACGGCGGCATGAGCGCAGGCGTCGTCACGGGCTTTTATGTGCTGCTGGGCGTCGCAACGATCGTGTCGGCGCGCATCTGGTCGAGGCTGCTCGATCGCACGCGCGGCGGCCAGGCGCTCGCATTGCTCAATGCGTTGCTCGCGCTTGCGACGCTGATGCCCGCAATCGTTGCGCATCCCGTCGTTGCGTTTGCGTCGGGCTTGTTGTTCGGCGCGACGTTCCTGTCGGCCGTTGCTTCGACGACGGCTTTCGTGCGTCACAATCTGCCCGCCGCGCACTGGGGCCGCGGCATCAGCGCATTCACGATCGTGTTTGCGTTCGGACAGATCGTCGGGCCAACCGTGATCGGCTGGGTGTCGGACGGCGTGGGCCTCGAGCGCGGCCTGGTTTATTCCGCATGCGTGCTCGCGGCAGGCGCGGTGCTTGCTGGACTACAGAAAGCATTGACCCGACGCGCCCCTTCGGTGAACTGA
- a CDS encoding GGDEF domain-containing protein: MKSIHDLRTDDIACEALLGALDGRTQLVAIYDASDRLMFANSAFKHAFRLNRERGDITFADLVLRGILGQCGPRIGGDDASAVIADAIAARRERAGQRSFATELVDGRWFWMTESLLENDWIVLTGTEISALRSNEQAWIGAHERAVQEARTDALTGLANRRHSMSSLELAITAAAGTETPLTVALVDLDHFKQINDSHGHAAGDAVLRDFGEVCRHATRQTDIAGRIGGEEFLVVFPSTSVEHGVSAVERMRRQVLSRRVQVADDRAIRYSFSAGVCRVELSDDLNTTLARADSALYSAKREGRNRTVAWSAPLQ, translated from the coding sequence ATGAAATCGATTCACGATCTGCGCACTGACGACATCGCCTGCGAAGCACTGCTGGGCGCGCTCGACGGCAGAACGCAGCTGGTCGCCATCTACGACGCAAGCGACCGGCTGATGTTCGCGAACAGCGCGTTCAAGCATGCGTTCAGGCTCAACCGCGAGCGCGGCGACATCACGTTCGCCGATCTCGTGCTGCGCGGGATTCTGGGGCAATGCGGGCCGCGCATCGGAGGCGACGACGCGTCGGCCGTGATCGCCGATGCGATCGCCGCACGCCGCGAACGCGCCGGACAGCGCAGCTTCGCGACGGAGCTCGTCGACGGACGCTGGTTCTGGATGACGGAATCGCTGCTGGAGAACGACTGGATCGTGCTGACGGGTACCGAGATCTCGGCACTGCGCTCCAACGAGCAGGCGTGGATCGGCGCGCACGAACGCGCGGTGCAGGAAGCGCGCACCGACGCGCTGACGGGCCTCGCGAACCGGCGCCATTCGATGTCGTCGCTCGAACTGGCGATCACGGCTGCTGCCGGCACCGAGACGCCGCTCACGGTCGCGCTCGTCGACCTCGATCATTTCAAGCAGATCAACGATTCGCACGGGCACGCCGCAGGCGACGCGGTGCTGCGCGATTTCGGCGAAGTGTGCCGTCACGCGACGCGTCAGACGGACATCGCGGGCCGCATCGGAGGCGAGGAATTTCTGGTCGTGTTTCCGTCGACGTCGGTCGAGCACGGCGTGTCGGCTGTCGAACGGATGCGCCGCCAGGTGCTGAGCCGCCGCGTGCAGGTCGCCGATGACCGTGCGATCCGCTATTCCTTTTCGGCGGGCGTCTGCAGGGTGGAACTGAGCGACGACCTCAACACGACGCTCGCTCGCGCCGACAGCGCGCTGTATTCGGCGAAGCGCGAAGGACGCAACCGCACCGTCGCGTGGTCGGCACCGTTGCAGTAA
- a CDS encoding DMT family transporter — protein sequence MKTATRQHLRANLLMLVAATIWGSAFVAQRLSLDSIGPFLFTGLRFLLGAFVVLIAWSIARRRKPADARDAAASLSPSASPALWRDGALLGLLVAVSISCQQIGLQYTKVANAGFISSLYVVIVPLMGVVLRHQTGIGVWLGATLAALGMYFLSVDEHFSIVYGDWLQLAGSLVISAQVVLVSRFARRHDPLALALVQFVVCAVVSLAVGLAVDPLRIGDIVRAAPAILYGGALSVGVAYTIQVVAQKHAAPAHAAVIFSMEGVFAALAGWLVLGETLAPRALLGCALMLAGLIVCQVMPMWTTRRDISSDSAEPA from the coding sequence TTGAAAACCGCCACTCGCCAACATCTGCGCGCGAATCTTCTGATGCTCGTCGCCGCAACGATCTGGGGCAGCGCATTTGTCGCGCAACGCCTGAGCCTCGACTCGATCGGACCGTTTCTCTTCACGGGACTGCGCTTTCTGCTAGGCGCGTTCGTTGTCCTGATCGCGTGGTCGATCGCGCGACGACGCAAGCCGGCCGACGCACGTGACGCAGCAGCGTCTCTTTCGCCCTCTGCTTCGCCAGCGCTCTGGCGCGACGGCGCACTGCTCGGCCTGCTGGTCGCCGTGTCGATTTCCTGTCAGCAGATCGGCCTGCAATACACCAAGGTCGCGAATGCCGGCTTCATCAGTTCGCTGTATGTCGTTATCGTGCCGTTGATGGGCGTGGTGCTGCGTCATCAGACGGGCATCGGTGTATGGCTTGGCGCGACGCTGGCCGCGCTCGGCATGTATTTCCTGAGCGTCGACGAGCATTTTTCGATTGTCTACGGCGACTGGCTGCAGCTCGCGGGATCGCTCGTGATTTCCGCACAGGTCGTACTGGTCAGCCGCTTTGCGCGCCGTCACGATCCGTTGGCGCTTGCGCTGGTGCAGTTCGTTGTTTGCGCGGTGGTAAGCCTTGCAGTTGGGCTGGCCGTCGATCCGTTGCGCATCGGCGACATCGTCCGCGCCGCGCCCGCCATCCTCTACGGCGGCGCGCTGTCGGTCGGCGTTGCGTACACCATACAGGTCGTCGCGCAAAAGCACGCCGCACCAGCGCATGCAGCCGTGATTTTCAGCATGGAAGGCGTGTTCGCCGCGTTGGCGGGCTGGCTCGTGCTGGGCGAAACGCTAGCGCCGCGCGCGCTGCTTGGATGCGCGTTGATGCTGGCTGGGCTGATCGTGTGTCAGGTGATGCCGATGTGGACGACGCGCCGCGATATCTCATCGGATTCGGCGGAGCCTGCCTGA